The Neurospora crassa OR74A linkage group V, whole genome shotgun sequence sequence CATCCCGCAACACCCTCCTTGGGACAGTATAGACTGCAAGTGCAGCTATAGTGTGGGCAGCCCTCCTAATTAGGAAACTTATGATTACCCATCGTCCCATACCCCTGTGCTCGAATTGCATTATGAGCCACCATGTCAGCGGATACCACTTGAGTCTCTTGTGGATGTCCGTCCCAGCATCCACTCTATATCTTGTcgttattacttatatacaGAGACTTCTCCCGTTCAAAAACAATGTCATTGTCCAGTCCCTCCATCCTGATTTACATTGTCAGGCTCTGAGTTGACCTTTACCCATCTTCTAATACCCTCTCCGTTGCCGATCTTTTGGCTTGACTCTTCCTTCCAACCGGGACCATGATGTGGTCGCTCCTCGTTTCCCTGGCATTGCTATGCTTTGGCACAGTTGCCAGGGCAGCAGTTGTCACCATCAACTGGAATGTCACATGGGTTTGGGCTTCTCCTGATGGCTTTGGAAGACCCGTCATTGGTATCAACAACCAGTGGCCATGTCCCAAGCTTGAGGCCAATGTTGGCGACACCCTCATTGTGAACCTCCACAATGGACTTGGTAACCAGACAACTGGTATTCACTGGCACGGTATCAACCAACTGCAAACTCCTGAGATGGATGGACCTAGTGGTGTTGTCCAGTGTCCGACCCCTCCTGGATCCTCGGTTCAGTACAAGTTCGTGGTAAGACATCTGTCTCTTCTGTTTTATAACTGAATTATGGCTTACATGGTCACAGCTTGATGAGCCCGGCACGTTTTGGTATCACTCTCACGAAAAGGGACAATATCCGGATGGCCTGCGCGGGCCCCTTATTGTTCAAGATCCCAATGACCCCTACAAGGGCAGGTATGACGAGGAGATTGTCTTGACTGTGTCCGATTGGTAAGTGTCCTTCTTAACTTGGGCCAGCAAGTATCTAATAATGTCATAGGTACCATTCTCAGAGCATCCCGCTTGTTCAGAACATGCTGTCTCCTGCCAACACGCGGTTCGCTCCACCATTCCCAGATACCATCTTGCTTAACGACAAGAAGGATGTCAAGTTCAACTTTGTCAAGGGCAAAACCTACCGAGTCCGTCTCATCAACATGTCCGCCTTTGCTTCTGCCTTCCTCTGGATCGACTCACACCCTCTCACCATGATTATGAGCGACTCCACCTACCTCCAAACCGAAACCGCCTACCAGTTACATGCCAGCTCCGCCCAGCGGTATGACTTCCTCATCTCCGCCATCGACCGCGACTCGGGCAATTACCCCATCCTCGTCGCTCTCGACATCAACCGGGACTTCCGCAACCAAACCCTCGCCCCTGCCTTCCCTCACAACCAAACTGCCTGGCTCATGATGGACGAAAACGCTCCCCTAACCCGTCCAACCAACACCATCGACGTCTGGCGTCCCGCCG is a genomic window containing:
- a CDS encoding Lcc9 — its product is MWSLLVSLALLCFGTVARAAVVTINWNVTWVWASPDGFGRPVIGINNQWPCPKLEANVGDTLIVNLHNGLGNQTTGIHWHGINQLQTPEMDGPSGVVQCPTPPGSSVQYKFVLDEPGTFWYHSHEKGQYPDGLRGPLIVQDPNDPYKGRYDEEIVLTVSDWYHSQSIPLVQNMLSPANTRFAPPFPDTILLNDKKDVKFNFVKGKTYRVRLINMSAFASAFLWIDSHPLTMIMSDSTYLQTETAYQLHASSAQRYDFLISAIDRDSGNYPILVALDINRDFRNQTLAPAFPHNQTAWLMMDENAPLTRPTNTIDVWRPADDTHFKPLDNLAMVPAYDHLVKLDFRFCLDANGYPRACLNGKPFISQKVPSLYTAATVGGNNTNPLVYGQINPVVVRKGDIVQLVINNQEAAGHPFHLHGHSFQILDRARPYAGDWPGRDVNYNPVPNRRDTVTVWSWSHAVLRFRADNPGVWLFHCHIEWHVEMGLTASFIEGPEQLRGKQFPADHLENCRVGGVPTRGNAAGNELDPLDTTGMLTISPTGYTG